CTCGCGGTGCTGTACTGCTTTGTCTTTCTGTATATTTCCACGAAAGGCAGCGGCATCTGGAGCATCGACAATCTGCGCAAATAGCCGATACACCGTCCCGACTGATGGTGCACTTCTGCCCAATACACAAACGGCCGCATAAGCGGCCGTTTGTTTTTGCACGATAGTCTGAACGTCAGCGCTTCATTGCTTCGAAGAACTGGGTGTTGGTTTTCGTGTCCTGCAATTTGTTCAGCAGAAACTCGATCGCCGCCAATTCGTCCATCGGGTGCAGCACTTTCCTTAAGACCCACATTTTCTGCAGTTCATCAGGCTGGGTCAGCAACTCTTCTTTTCGCGTACCGGAACGGTTGATGTTAATCGCCGGGAACACACGCTTCTCCGCAATACGGCGATCCAGGTGGATTTCCATGTTGCCCGTGCCTTTGAATTCCTCGTAGATCACTTCGTCCATCTTGGAGCCGGTATCGACCAGTGCCGTGGCGAGAATCGTCAGGCTGCCGCCTTCTTCGATGTTGCGCGCTGCACCAAAGAAACGCTTCGGACGGTGCAATGCGTTTGCATCCACACCGCCGGTCAGCACCTTGCCTGATGACGGCACTACCGTGTTGTAAGCACGTGCCAATCGGGTGATCGAATCAAGCAGGATGATGACATCGCGCTTGTGCTCGGTCAGCCGCTTGGCTTTCTCGATCACCATCTCGGCAACCTGCACGTGACGGCTGGCGGGTTCATCAAACGTTGATGACACCACTTCGCCGCGCACAGTGCGCGCCATTTCGGTTACTTCCTCGGGCCGCTCGTCGATCAGCAATACGATCAGGTCGCAATCCGGGTTGTTGGCTGAAATTGCGGTCGCAATGTTCTGCAACAGCATTGTCTTACCCGCTTTCGGCGGGCTGACAATCAAACCGCGTTGGCCCTTACCAATTGGCGCCACCATGTCAATGATGCGCGCGGTAAGGTCCTCGGTGCTGCCATTGCCCTGCTCGAGGGTCAGGCGATCGCGAGGAAACAGCGGTGTCAGGTTTTCAAACAGGACCTTGCTGCGAGCGTTCTCGGGTGCGTCGTGATTGATCTGGCCGACTTTGAGCAACGCAAAGTAACGCTCCCCGTCTTTCGGCGGACGAATCAGACCACTGACGGTATCGCCCGTGCGCAGGTTGAATCGACGTATCTGGCTGGGCGAGACATAGATATCGTCGGGCCCGGCAAGATAGGAGCTGTCCGAAGAACGCAGAAAGCCGAAGCCGTCCTGCAGTATCTCCAATACCCCATCGCCGTATATATCTTCGCCATTCTTCGCATGCGCCTTCAGAATGGAAAAAATAATGTCCTGTTTGCGCGAACGCGCCAGGTTTTCAAGACCCAGGCTGGTGCCAAGATCAACAAGGTCGGATGCCGGACGGTTCTTGAGATCCGTCAGATTCATCGCATTCTTGGTGAGCTCGAGCTGATCCGGTGGAATTACTTCGAGGTTATCCTCGTCGTCAGGAAACTCTTCCGATTCACGCCGTCTTGGTCGACGACGCCGGTTTCCCTGCCCCCCCGCGTTTTTTGATTTTGCCGGCTGTTTAGGGCGGCTTCTAGTTTGATTACCCAAGTATCCTCTCACAGATTGGTTTCCAGAAACTCTGTCAGTTGCGACTTCGACATGGCGCCCAGTTTCTGCGCATGCACGGAGCCGCCCTTGAACAGCATTAAGGTCGGAATGCTACGAATACCGAACTTGGGTGGCGTGTTCGGATTCTCGTCAATGTTCAGTTTTGCCACAGTTATGCGGTCAGCGTATTCCGTCGCGACCTCATCCAATAACGGTGCAATCATCTTGCAGGGGCCGCACCATTCGGCCCAGAAATCCAGCAGTACAGGCTTCGCTGACTGCAGTACATCGGCCTCGAATGAGTCGTCATTGGTGTGCACAATATTGTCGCTCACCGGCATCTACCTCCAAAATTGGCTTCGTGTGGTTGGCTGTTTGGCATCGCCCGCAGCCGCCGTTTGGCGTGGTGCGAACTGTGCAAAATGGATGACGCTGCCCGTCCAATCAGGCAATATGTCGCAGCTTTACCGCGGCTTCTCTTGGATTTCGTTGAAGGCGAAACTGGCAGGTGCGACGACTGTCGCGTCGATATTGACCAATTTGACCGGTTCACGAACCAATTTGCAAGCCCAAATCTGCAATTTTTCTATGGAGTCTCATGTCAGACAATCACCTAAGCGACCTCAAATTCGACGCACTTGACCTGCACCCGGACCTGCGCGCCGGAATCAAAGCCGCAGGCTTCGAATATTGCACGCCGATCCAGGCCGGCACGCTGCCGATGGCGCTCAAAGGCAAAGACGTCGCAGGCCAGGCCCAAACGGGTACCGGCAAGACTGCCGCATTCCTGATCGCGGCCTATCAGCGTTTGCTGAATACGCCGCCGACCGACGCCGAGGGGCAAAAGCAACCACGCGTGTTCATACTCGCGCCAACCCGCGAACTCGCCGTACAGATTGCCAACGACGCCGAAATCCTGAGCGAACACACCGGCTTTAGTATCGGACTCGCCTACGGCGGCACCGATTACGAGAAGCAGCGGAATCGAATCGCGAATGGCATTGACCTGCTGATCGGCACACCCGGCCGTATCATCGACTACTACAAGCAGGGCGTATTCAAACTCGATCAGGTACAAGTCGTTATTCTGGACGAAGCAGATCGCATGTTCGATCTGGGCTTCATCAAGGACATACGATACCTGCTGCGAAAGCTGCCCGAACCCGACCAGCGTTTGAACATGCTGTTCTCGGCAACCCTGTCACAGCGCGTGATGGAACTGGCCTACGAACACATGAACGAGCCGGAACTGATTCGCATAGAACCGGACAAGATGACCGCCGACCGGGTACGGCAGGCGATTTTCTTCCCGTCCAACCCTGAAAAAATCCCGCTACTGGTCGGTCTGATTCGTGAAATGGGTACCGGCCGAATCATGATTTTCGTCAACACCAAACGCGAAGCCGAACGTATACAGGCCTACCTGCAGGCGAACGGCATCGATGCCGAAGCCATCTCCGGTGACGTGCCGCAGAACAAGCGCCTGAAAATGCTATTGCGTTTCCAGAGCGGCGAATTGCCGGTATTGATTGGTACCGACGTGGCCTCGCGCGGCCTGCACGTTCCTGAGGTGCAGTACGTCATCAACTACGACTTGCCGAACGACCGTGAAGACTACGTGCACCGCATTGGTCGAACCGCCCGCGCCGGTGCCTCCGGTGACGCGATCAGCTTTGGCTGTGAAACGTACGTGGAGTCATTGCCGGATATTGAAGACTACATCGGCCATAAGATCCCGGTTGCCAGCTACGACCCGGACCTCTTGCCCACTCTGAAGCGCCCGCCGCCCAGACCGCGCAAAGA
The DNA window shown above is from Woeseia oceani and carries:
- the rho gene encoding transcription termination factor Rho — protein: MNLTDLKNRPASDLVDLGTSLGLENLARSRKQDIIFSILKAHAKNGEDIYGDGVLEILQDGFGFLRSSDSSYLAGPDDIYVSPSQIRRFNLRTGDTVSGLIRPPKDGERYFALLKVGQINHDAPENARSKVLFENLTPLFPRDRLTLEQGNGSTEDLTARIIDMVAPIGKGQRGLIVSPPKAGKTMLLQNIATAISANNPDCDLIVLLIDERPEEVTEMARTVRGEVVSSTFDEPASRHVQVAEMVIEKAKRLTEHKRDVIILLDSITRLARAYNTVVPSSGKVLTGGVDANALHRPKRFFGAARNIEEGGSLTILATALVDTGSKMDEVIYEEFKGTGNMEIHLDRRIAEKRVFPAININRSGTRKEELLTQPDELQKMWVLRKVLHPMDELAAIEFLLNKLQDTKTNTQFFEAMKR
- the trxA gene encoding thioredoxin TrxA, with the protein product MSDNIVHTNDDSFEADVLQSAKPVLLDFWAEWCGPCKMIAPLLDEVATEYADRITVAKLNIDENPNTPPKFGIRSIPTLMLFKGGSVHAQKLGAMSKSQLTEFLETNL
- the rhlB gene encoding ATP-dependent RNA helicase RhlB, producing the protein MSDNHLSDLKFDALDLHPDLRAGIKAAGFEYCTPIQAGTLPMALKGKDVAGQAQTGTGKTAAFLIAAYQRLLNTPPTDAEGQKQPRVFILAPTRELAVQIANDAEILSEHTGFSIGLAYGGTDYEKQRNRIANGIDLLIGTPGRIIDYYKQGVFKLDQVQVVILDEADRMFDLGFIKDIRYLLRKLPEPDQRLNMLFSATLSQRVMELAYEHMNEPELIRIEPDKMTADRVRQAIFFPSNPEKIPLLVGLIREMGTGRIMIFVNTKREAERIQAYLQANGIDAEAISGDVPQNKRLKMLLRFQSGELPVLIGTDVASRGLHVPEVQYVINYDLPNDREDYVHRIGRTARAGASGDAISFGCETYVESLPDIEDYIGHKIPVASYDPDLLPTLKRPPPRPRKDRSSKPRRSSGGGGRSSRSRR